In a genomic window of Coprococcus eutactus:
- a CDS encoding DUF4062 domain-containing protein, with translation MQNISDILIADSAINGLLKMWGIHMIKIFVSSTFKDMDYERDILHDEIVPELNEYASQYGEQVELCDLRWGIDTTGYDEVEGSKKILSVCLDEIERCNPYMVVLLGNRYGWVPDKKYVSDIDLQAEYYDKSVTELEIQYGALARNNPNALFYFRELDGIIPPEYESEDTDSASKLKRLKQRIKELFPNQTYTYQAHWTGSGLKFDAFKEKVLFDIKEKISDRLSQYKGLSLFDREQRQHWNYARQKYIQYGARPDLEKLVNNGLNSNHRILGIVGEPGMGKSTFISQLAYNYGGNSTIVIPVFCGITKNSSTVYGVIYYLNAFFETNFGYMPDIQERDSISVLNSYLFRFGFEKRRLLIFIDGADQLLQLGQDMVSAFRYIPSNIKFVLSYTPKYIPGRPIKQIMLKGMKESEKKNVIDKIRESVSNRLSDKVIQEILNQNRSNEPLYLSIVYNIMMMLGHSDFEQIRAIDKLDNGMAAINEYQIAYIRSLPQNVGAYLLSNIAMRINEDFIQLAIDYIALSSGGLRTSDIENLVSIYHENIKWSELDMSRFVKLAKPYILIREDGRYDFMHKSFRTEVREKCNRAEKLRIEMIEYFETLPLDDTVRVADTISIAEECENAEMICEYINKTIDAVYQKDEQVSESMYRTAQELFSQLNDIVLADDDSLMLQIVEYEIKNYENTDDFLRYLNQQVIKSRKMNAFSLKKINRFYQLLIKDVYDYFGLEGSTLFFRNNMRIIYYIYRLLGMFSYKEIWHKDMLIETGIRAISISYMVLARCYLNYCKNKKELWQGIYYAELALSLFEKLGKNNSFFYETRIAAMYSEKTNKAYIAELYDILGNLYMKVEDYRNAENFIKKAVIENFDKIKNGLDDNKEDIYHRLYENYVSMCKLMLQHDQPDFDRIIKIGLKAKEIYINHLSNYYDLFRSYFVIVKAYEEKGELEQAGRTAADNVNYCVKLSTDIPSLNNYMILMRAYGNLAQIYKRLNDNGSLTEQIIELKEKISNISQWINNNYEGVDFSYEF, from the coding sequence GTGCAAAATATTAGTGATATATTAATTGCCGATTCGGCAATTAATGGATTGCTTAAGATGTGGGGGATACATATGATAAAAATTTTCGTGTCAAGTACATTTAAAGATATGGATTATGAACGCGATATTCTTCATGACGAAATAGTTCCTGAGTTGAATGAGTATGCGTCTCAATATGGTGAGCAAGTAGAATTGTGTGACTTACGCTGGGGCATTGACACTACAGGATATGATGAAGTAGAAGGTTCAAAGAAAATTTTGTCTGTATGTTTGGATGAAATTGAGCGTTGTAATCCATATATGGTTGTCCTTCTTGGAAATAGATATGGTTGGGTACCGGACAAAAAGTATGTAAGCGATATAGATTTACAGGCGGAGTACTATGATAAAAGTGTTACTGAGCTTGAGATACAGTATGGGGCATTGGCAAGAAATAATCCTAATGCATTATTCTATTTTAGGGAGTTGGATGGCATAATTCCACCGGAATATGAAAGCGAAGATACAGACAGTGCTAGCAAGCTTAAACGTTTGAAACAAAGAATAAAAGAATTATTTCCAAATCAGACATATACGTATCAGGCACATTGGACGGGATCAGGATTGAAATTTGATGCGTTCAAAGAGAAGGTTCTTTTTGATATAAAAGAAAAAATAAGTGATAGATTATCCCAATATAAAGGATTGTCATTGTTTGATCGGGAGCAAAGGCAACATTGGAATTATGCAAGGCAAAAGTATATACAATACGGGGCAAGACCAGATTTGGAAAAACTGGTAAATAATGGATTAAATTCAAATCATAGAATACTGGGGATTGTAGGAGAACCAGGAATGGGAAAGAGTACATTTATCAGCCAACTCGCTTACAACTATGGAGGAAATAGCACTATAGTTATTCCTGTTTTTTGCGGCATTACAAAGAATAGTTCTACTGTATATGGAGTCATATATTATTTAAATGCTTTTTTTGAGACCAATTTTGGATATATGCCGGATATTCAAGAAAGAGACAGTATAAGTGTTCTTAATTCGTATTTGTTTAGATTTGGATTTGAAAAACGAAGACTGCTTATTTTCATAGATGGTGCAGATCAACTTCTACAGCTTGGACAGGACATGGTTAGCGCGTTTAGATATATACCTTCAAACATAAAATTTGTTCTGTCATATACACCGAAATATATACCAGGTCGCCCGATTAAACAAATTATGTTGAAAGGTATGAAAGAATCTGAAAAAAAGAATGTAATAGATAAAATAAGAGAAAGTGTTTCGAATAGATTAAGTGACAAAGTAATCCAGGAGATATTAAATCAGAATCGTTCCAATGAGCCATTATACTTAAGCATTGTGTACAATATAATGATGATGCTTGGGCATAGTGATTTTGAACAGATAAGAGCAATAGACAAATTGGATAATGGCATGGCGGCTATTAACGAATACCAAATTGCATATATAAGAAGTTTGCCACAAAATGTGGGCGCGTATTTGCTCTCCAATATAGCAATGAGAATAAATGAAGACTTTATACAGCTTGCTATAGATTATATTGCACTTTCATCCGGAGGGCTAAGGACTTCGGATATTGAGAATTTAGTTAGCATATACCATGAGAATATTAAATGGTCTGAATTGGATATGTCCAGATTTGTAAAGCTTGCAAAACCGTATATCCTGATAAGAGAAGATGGACGATATGATTTTATGCATAAGAGTTTTCGGACAGAGGTACGAGAAAAGTGTAATCGCGCGGAGAAATTGCGTATAGAGATGATTGAATATTTTGAAACATTACCCTTGGATGATACAGTTCGTGTTGCTGATACAATCTCAATAGCTGAAGAATGTGAAAACGCAGAGATGATTTGTGAGTACATAAATAAAACTATAGATGCCGTATATCAGAAAGACGAACAAGTCTCTGAAAGTATGTACAGAACTGCGCAGGAGCTGTTTTCTCAACTTAACGATATAGTATTAGCAGATGACGATTCGCTTATGCTACAGATAGTTGAATATGAAATAAAGAATTATGAAAATACGGACGATTTTTTGAGATATTTGAATCAACAGGTTATAAAAAGCAGGAAGATGAATGCTTTTAGTTTGAAAAAGATAAATCGTTTTTATCAACTCCTAATAAAGGATGTGTATGATTACTTTGGACTTGAAGGAAGTACACTATTTTTCAGAAATAATATGCGTATAATTTATTATATTTATCGGTTGCTAGGTATGTTTTCCTATAAGGAAATATGGCATAAAGATATGTTAATCGAGACGGGTATAAGAGCTATTTCTATAAGCTACATGGTTTTGGCACGATGTTACCTAAATTATTGTAAGAATAAGAAGGAATTGTGGCAAGGGATTTATTATGCTGAATTGGCTTTAAGCTTATTTGAGAAATTAGGAAAGAACAATAGCTTTTTTTATGAAACAAGAATAGCTGCAATGTACTCTGAGAAAACAAATAAAGCATATATCGCAGAATTGTACGATATTCTTGGTAACTTATATATGAAAGTAGAAGATTATAGGAATGCAGAGAACTTTATAAAAAAGGCTGTAATTGAAAATTTCGATAAAATAAAGAATGGATTGGACGATAATAAGGAAGATATATATCATAGGTTGTATGAAAACTATGTATCCATGTGTAAGCTGATGCTTCAACATGATCAACCGGATTTTGACAGAATAATAAAAATTGGTTTAAAGGCAAAAGAAATATACATAAATCATTTATCAAACTACTATGATTTGTTTCGTTCTTACTTTGTTATAGTGAAGGCATATGAGGAAAAAGGAGAATTAGAGCAAGCTGGTAGAACTGCTGCAGACAATGTGAATTATTGCGTTAAATTGTCGACCGACATCCCATCGCTGAATAATTATATGATCTTGATGAGAGCTTATGGGAATTTGGCTCAAATATATAAAAGGTTAAATGATAACGGTTCATTAACAGAACAAATTATAGAATTGAAGGAAAAAATATCTAATATAAGCCAATGGATAAATAATAATTACGAGGGAGTTGATTTTTCATATGAATTCTGA
- the ppdK gene encoding pyruvate, phosphate dikinase, with protein MANKWVYMFSEGDMTMRNLLGGKGANLAEMTAIGLPVPQGFTITTEACTQYYEDGRKINDEIMAQAMDGVKKMEEINGKKFGDLENPLLVSVRSGARASMPGMMDTILNLGLNDDVVAAMIAHNPDPAFERFVYDSYRRFIQMFSDVVMEVGKKYFEQLIDKMKEEKGVKFDVELTAQDLKTLAEQFKAEYKNQLGTDFPSDPVEQLKLAIEAVFRSWDNPRANVYRRDNDIPYSWGTAVNVMPMVFGNLNNESGTGVAFTRDPATGEKKLMGEFLINAQGEDVVAGVRTPMPIAQMEQEFPDAYAEFIKVCETLENHYHDMQDMEFTVENKKLYMLQCRNGKRTAQAALQIACDLVDEGHKTEEEAVAMIDPRNLDTLLHPQFDAAALKAATPMGKGLGASPGAACGKVVFTADDAEAWAARGEKVVLVRLETSPEDITGMKSAQGILTVRGGMTSHAAVVARGMGTCCVSGCGDIVMDEENKKFTLAGKEFHEGDYISIDGTTGNIYDGVIKTVDAQIAGTFGRVMAWADKYRTLKVRTNADTPADAKKARELGAEGIGLCRTEHMFFDPERIAAFREMICSDTVEEREEALNKILPYQQGDFKALYEALEGNPVTIRFLDPPLHEFVPTEEADIEKLAAAKNKSVEEIKALCNSLHEFNPMMGHRGCRLAVTYPEIAKMQTKAVIRAAIEVQKEHPDWTVEPEIMIPLVCEVKELKYVKKVVVETADAEIAAAGVDLKYEVGTMIEIPRAALTADEIAKEADFFCFGTNDLTQMTFGFSRDDAGKFLNAYYDAKIFENDPFAKLDQTGVGKLMDMAVKLGKPVNPKLHIGICGEHGGDPSSVEFCHKIGLDYVSCSPFRVPIARLAAAQAAIANK; from the coding sequence ATGGCAAACAAGTGGGTTTATATGTTTAGCGAAGGCGACATGACCATGCGTAATCTTCTCGGTGGTAAGGGTGCAAACCTTGCTGAGATGACAGCAATTGGTCTTCCAGTTCCACAGGGTTTCACAATTACAACAGAGGCTTGTACTCAGTACTATGAGGATGGCCGTAAGATCAATGACGAGATCATGGCTCAGGCTATGGATGGCGTTAAGAAGATGGAGGAGATCAACGGCAAGAAGTTCGGAGATCTTGAGAATCCATTACTTGTATCAGTTCGTTCAGGTGCAAGAGCATCTATGCCAGGTATGATGGATACAATCCTTAACCTTGGTCTTAACGATGACGTTGTTGCTGCTATGATAGCACACAACCCAGATCCAGCATTCGAGCGTTTCGTATACGATTCATACAGACGTTTCATCCAGATGTTCTCAGACGTTGTTATGGAAGTTGGTAAGAAGTACTTCGAGCAGCTCATCGACAAGATGAAGGAAGAGAAGGGTGTTAAGTTCGATGTAGAGCTTACAGCACAGGATCTCAAGACACTTGCTGAGCAGTTCAAGGCAGAGTACAAGAACCAGTTAGGAACAGATTTCCCTTCAGACCCAGTTGAGCAGTTAAAGTTAGCTATCGAGGCTGTATTCCGTTCATGGGATAACCCACGTGCGAACGTATACAGAAGAGACAACGATATCCCTTATTCATGGGGTACAGCAGTTAACGTAATGCCTATGGTATTCGGTAACTTGAACAATGAGTCTGGTACAGGTGTTGCATTTACTCGTGACCCTGCAACAGGTGAGAAGAAGCTTATGGGTGAGTTCCTTATCAATGCACAGGGCGAGGACGTTGTTGCCGGTGTTCGTACACCAATGCCAATCGCTCAGATGGAGCAGGAGTTCCCAGATGCTTATGCAGAGTTCATTAAGGTTTGTGAGACTCTTGAGAATCACTACCATGATATGCAGGATATGGAGTTCACAGTTGAGAACAAGAAGCTTTACATGCTTCAGTGTAGAAATGGTAAGAGAACAGCTCAGGCAGCTCTTCAGATCGCTTGTGACCTTGTTGATGAGGGACATAAGACAGAGGAAGAGGCAGTTGCAATGATCGATCCTCGTAACCTTGATACACTTCTTCACCCACAGTTTGATGCAGCAGCTCTTAAGGCAGCTACACCAATGGGCAAGGGACTTGGCGCTTCACCAGGTGCTGCTTGTGGTAAGGTTGTATTCACAGCTGACGATGCTGAGGCATGGGCAGCTAGAGGCGAGAAGGTAGTTCTTGTACGTCTTGAGACTTCACCAGAGGATATCACAGGTATGAAGTCAGCACAGGGTATTCTTACAGTTCGTGGTGGTATGACATCACACGCTGCAGTTGTTGCCCGTGGTATGGGTACATGCTGTGTATCAGGTTGTGGCGATATCGTTATGGACGAGGAGAACAAGAAGTTCACACTCGCTGGCAAGGAATTCCATGAGGGAGATTACATCTCAATCGATGGTACAACAGGTAACATTTACGATGGAGTTATCAAGACAGTTGATGCTCAGATCGCAGGAACATTCGGCCGTGTTATGGCATGGGCTGATAAGTATAGAACACTTAAGGTTAGAACAAATGCAGATACACCAGCAGATGCTAAGAAGGCACGTGAGCTTGGTGCAGAGGGTATCGGTCTTTGCCGTACAGAGCATATGTTCTTTGATCCAGAGAGAATCGCAGCATTCCGTGAGATGATCTGCTCTGATACAGTAGAAGAGAGAGAGGAAGCTCTTAATAAGATCCTTCCATATCAGCAGGGAGACTTCAAGGCTCTTTATGAGGCACTTGAGGGTAACCCAGTTACTATCAGATTCCTGGATCCACCTCTTCATGAGTTCGTTCCAACAGAGGAGGCTGACATTGAGAAGCTTGCTGCTGCTAAGAACAAGAGCGTTGAGGAGATTAAGGCACTTTGCAACTCACTCCATGAGTTCAACCCTATGATGGGTCACAGAGGATGCCGTCTTGCTGTAACATATCCAGAGATCGCTAAGATGCAGACAAAGGCTGTTATCCGTGCAGCAATCGAGGTTCAGAAGGAGCATCCAGATTGGACAGTTGAGCCAGAGATCATGATCCCACTTGTATGTGAGGTTAAGGAGCTTAAGTACGTTAAGAAGGTAGTTGTTGAGACAGCTGACGCTGAGATCGCTGCTGCTGGCGTAGATCTTAAGTATGAGGTTGGTACAATGATCGAGATCCCAAGAGCAGCTCTTACAGCTGATGAGATCGCTAAGGAAGCTGACTTCTTCTGCTTCGGTACAAACGACCTTACACAGATGACATTCGGATTCTCAAGAGATGATGCTGGTAAGTTCTTAAATGCTTACTATGATGCTAAGATCTTCGAGAACGATCCATTTGCTAAGCTTGATCAGACAGGTGTTGGTAAGCTCATGGATATGGCAGTTAAGCTTGGTAAGCCAGTTAATCCAAAGCTTCACATCGGTATCTGTGGTGAGCACGGTGGAGATCCTTCATCAGTTGAGTTCTGCCACAAGATTGGTCTTGATTATGTATCATGTTCACCATTCAGAGTACCTATTGCTAGACTTGCTGCTGCTCAGGCTGCAATCGCTAACAAGTAG
- a CDS encoding aspartate aminotransferase family protein has product MHSKELFSEYEANVRSYSRSFPEIFTKAKGAKMYDENGREYIDFFAGAGALNYGHNNDYIKEKVIDYIQSDGIMHSLDMMTAPKAEFIEFFEKKVLEPRGLDYKIMFAGPTGTNAVESLLKLARKVKKREMIWAYMGCFHGMTLGSISLTSDAASRAGAGVGLDNVYHIPAPYMFPELDTIKFMQTLLDDDHSGVEKPAAIFIETVQADGGVNVFSVEYLKALREFCDKNDILMVVDDVQVGCARTGTFFSFERAGIKPDMFSLSKSIGGYPFPMGLAMFKPEYDLWKPGEHSGTFRGIQLSMVAAKAGLEFMLDNNIEAETRRKGEIVREYLEKNIDGDPNVIATRGIGLLWGVEVKDDATAGAITARAFKKGLVIERAGRDNAVIKIMPPLIISDEDLIAGLDILKAAIDGE; this is encoded by the coding sequence ATGCATAGTAAAGAGTTATTTTCAGAATACGAGGCAAATGTAAGATCATACAGCAGAAGTTTCCCAGAGATATTCACAAAGGCCAAGGGAGCCAAGATGTATGATGAGAATGGAAGGGAGTATATAGACTTCTTCGCAGGAGCAGGCGCGCTGAACTATGGTCATAACAATGATTATATAAAGGAGAAGGTTATTGATTACATCCAGAGCGATGGAATCATGCATTCTCTTGACATGATGACAGCACCAAAAGCTGAATTCATCGAGTTTTTTGAGAAAAAGGTTCTTGAGCCTAGAGGACTTGATTACAAGATCATGTTTGCAGGTCCTACAGGAACAAATGCCGTTGAGTCACTCTTAAAGCTTGCGCGTAAGGTTAAGAAGAGAGAGATGATCTGGGCATATATGGGTTGTTTCCATGGTATGACACTTGGTTCAATATCACTTACAAGTGATGCTGCAAGCCGTGCAGGAGCAGGCGTTGGACTTGACAACGTATACCACATTCCAGCTCCTTACATGTTCCCAGAGCTTGATACGATCAAGTTCATGCAGACACTTCTTGATGACGATCACTCAGGTGTTGAGAAGCCTGCAGCAATCTTTATCGAGACAGTACAGGCAGATGGCGGTGTAAATGTATTCTCAGTAGAGTACCTCAAGGCACTCCGTGAGTTCTGTGATAAGAACGACATCCTTATGGTTGTTGATGACGTACAGGTTGGCTGTGCAAGAACAGGTACATTCTTCTCATTTGAGAGAGCAGGAATCAAGCCTGATATGTTCTCACTTTCAAAGTCAATCGGCGGATACCCATTCCCTATGGGACTTGCAATGTTCAAGCCGGAGTATGATCTCTGGAAGCCGGGTGAGCATTCTGGTACATTCCGTGGAATCCAGCTCTCAATGGTAGCTGCAAAGGCAGGACTTGAGTTCATGCTTGACAACAACATCGAGGCAGAGACAAGACGTAAGGGCGAGATAGTTAGAGAGTATCTTGAGAAGAATATAGACGGCGATCCAAATGTAATTGCAACACGTGGTATCGGACTCCTCTGGGGCGTAGAGGTTAAGGACGATGCAACAGCTGGTGCCATCACGGCAAGAGCTTTCAAGAAGGGCCTTGTAATAGAGAGAGCAGGTCGTGACAATGCAGTCATCAAGATCATGCCACCACTTATCATCTCTGATGAGGATCTTATCGCTGGTCTTGATATTCTCAAGGCAGCTATTGACGGCGAGTGA
- a CDS encoding glycine--tRNA ligase: MEKTLDKIVALAKSRGFVYPGSEIYGGLANTWDYGNLGVELKNNVKRAWWKKFIQENPYNVGVDCAILMNPQTWVASGHLGGFADPLMDCKECHERFRADKLIEDFMAENGVVPEGAVDGWSNEQMEEYVEKNNICCPTCGKHNFTGIRQFNLMFKTFQGVTEDAKNTVYLRPETAQGIFVNFKNVQRTSRKKVPFGIGQIGKSFRNEITPGNFTFRTREFEQMELEFFCKPGTDMEWFEYWRSFCINWLKDLGIKDDEMRARDHSHEELCFYSKGTTDIEYLFPFGWGELWGIADRTDYDLTQHQNTSGESMEYFDDETKEKYIPYVIEPSLGADRVTLAFLCAAYDEENIGTEEKPDIRTVLHFHPQLAPVKIGVLPLSKKLNEGAEKIYAELSKYYNCEFDDRGNIGKRYRRQDEIGTPFCVTYDFDSVEDGAVTVRDRDTMEQERVKIEDLKAYFEKKFEY; this comes from the coding sequence ATGGAAAAGACATTAGACAAAATCGTTGCATTGGCAAAGAGCAGAGGATTTGTTTATCCAGGTTCAGAGATTTACGGTGGTCTCGCAAATACATGGGACTATGGTAATCTCGGAGTTGAACTCAAGAACAACGTTAAGAGAGCATGGTGGAAGAAATTCATCCAGGAGAACCCTTACAATGTAGGAGTTGACTGTGCTATCCTTATGAACCCACAGACATGGGTTGCTTCAGGCCACCTTGGAGGATTTGCTGATCCTCTTATGGATTGCAAAGAGTGTCATGAGAGATTCCGTGCAGATAAACTTATAGAGGACTTTATGGCTGAAAACGGAGTTGTTCCAGAGGGCGCGGTAGACGGATGGAGCAACGAGCAGATGGAAGAGTACGTTGAGAAGAACAATATCTGCTGTCCGACATGTGGAAAGCACAACTTCACAGGTATCAGACAGTTCAACCTTATGTTCAAGACATTCCAGGGTGTAACAGAGGATGCCAAGAACACTGTATACCTGAGACCGGAGACAGCACAGGGTATATTTGTCAACTTCAAGAATGTACAGAGAACTTCAAGAAAGAAGGTTCCATTTGGAATCGGTCAGATAGGAAAGTCATTTAGAAATGAGATAACACCTGGTAACTTCACATTCAGAACAAGAGAGTTCGAGCAGATGGAGCTTGAGTTCTTCTGTAAGCCGGGTACAGATATGGAGTGGTTTGAGTACTGGAGAAGCTTCTGTATCAACTGGCTCAAGGATCTCGGAATCAAGGATGATGAGATGAGAGCCCGTGACCATTCACATGAGGAGCTGTGTTTCTACTCCAAGGGAACAACTGATATCGAGTATTTATTCCCATTTGGATGGGGAGAGCTCTGGGGAATCGCTGACAGAACAGATTACGATCTGACACAGCACCAGAATACATCAGGAGAGTCCATGGAGTACTTCGATGACGAGACAAAGGAGAAGTACATTCCATATGTAATCGAGCCATCACTTGGTGCTGACCGTGTTACACTGGCATTCCTGTGTGCTGCATATGACGAGGAGAACATCGGAACAGAGGAGAAGCCAGACATCCGTACAGTCCTTCATTTCCATCCACAGCTTGCACCAGTTAAGATTGGTGTGCTTCCACTTTCCAAGAAGCTCAACGAGGGTGCAGAGAAGATTTATGCAGAGCTTTCAAAGTACTATAACTGTGAGTTCGATGACAGAGGCAACATAGGTAAGAGATATAGAAGACAGGATGAGATAGGAACACCGTTCTGTGTAACATATGATTTCGATTCTGTTGAGGATGGAGCAGTCACAGTTCGTGACAGAGATACCATGGAGCAGGAGAGAGTCAAGATTGAAGATCTGAAGGCTTACTTTGAGAAGAAATTTGAATATTAA
- the pdxR gene encoding MocR-like pyridoxine biosynthesis transcription factor PdxR, whose amino-acid sequence MISIDKTSDKSLYEQLYEQMKSEILNEHYAAGEKLPATRQLAAEHKLSRNTVVSAYNQLELEGYIRSVTGSGYYVENISAFSPDKKSRQSHNIQHSSRQSGKTFDYTFSYGNLDYNCYHSRAWRKCLTNAWDMISMADTASYQMSQGSYTLRSLITEYLYMSRGVNCTPEQIILTSGHQRSIDIITHIFSSSDYSFAMEDPGYNGTWEIVSQSPFRIIPIPLEDDGVSIEHIQRLRDTLLYVTPSHQFPMGSILPISKRLELIEWAVQSGSYIIEDDYDSELRYQSRPIPSLQSIDNSGRTIYLGTFSKSMSPDLRISYMVLPENLMKDYSSRYSHTNCTVPTVLQLALIEFIQSGNYQRHIGAMKNHYKKKHDYILNYVKQNLEDDVIMYGAGAGLHFVAEIKNSYLTQSELISAFEQKGIRIFSTEPFWIRKNLCPENQLLFGFSAIPYEKLPGAMKTFSKIIHSL is encoded by the coding sequence ATGATATCAATAGACAAGACCTCCGATAAGTCTCTATACGAACAATTATATGAACAGATGAAATCTGAGATACTTAATGAGCACTATGCTGCAGGCGAAAAGCTACCTGCAACAAGACAACTCGCCGCCGAACATAAGCTGAGCCGCAACACAGTAGTATCTGCTTACAACCAGCTTGAACTTGAAGGATATATACGCTCCGTGACAGGCTCAGGCTACTATGTTGAGAACATCTCCGCATTTTCTCCAGACAAAAAGTCAAGACAAAGCCACAATATACAGCATTCTTCCAGGCAATCAGGAAAGACCTTTGACTACACGTTCAGCTACGGCAATCTGGACTACAACTGCTATCACTCCAGGGCCTGGCGCAAATGTCTCACGAACGCCTGGGACATGATATCCATGGCCGATACCGCCTCCTACCAGATGTCGCAGGGAAGCTACACCCTCCGCAGTCTTATCACCGAATATCTGTACATGTCCAGAGGTGTAAACTGCACACCGGAGCAGATCATCCTCACGAGCGGTCACCAGAGATCAATAGACATAATCACGCATATATTCAGTTCATCTGATTATTCATTTGCCATGGAGGATCCTGGCTACAACGGAACATGGGAGATCGTCAGCCAGAGTCCGTTCAGGATCATTCCAATACCGCTTGAGGACGACGGTGTGTCCATAGAACATATCCAGCGTCTCAGGGACACTCTGCTGTATGTAACGCCATCCCACCAGTTTCCTATGGGAAGTATACTGCCTATAAGCAAGAGGCTGGAGCTCATAGAGTGGGCTGTCCAGTCAGGAAGTTATATAATCGAGGATGATTACGACAGTGAACTCAGATACCAGAGCAGACCGATCCCATCCTTGCAGTCCATCGATAACAGCGGCCGCACTATATATCTTGGAACTTTCTCCAAGTCCATGTCGCCGGATCTTAGGATATCATATATGGTACTCCCTGAGAATCTGATGAAAGACTACAGCTCCAGATATTCACATACCAACTGTACAGTTCCTACCGTTCTGCAGCTTGCCCTTATTGAATTTATTCAGAGTGGAAATTATCAGCGCCACATAGGCGCAATGAAGAATCACTATAAGAAAAAACATGATTATATACTTAATTATGTGAAACAGAATCTGGAAGATGATGTCATCATGTACGGCGCTGGAGCGGGTCTGCACTTTGTAGCAGAGATAAAGAACTCCTATCTCACCCAGTCCGAACTCATATCTGCCTTTGAGCAGAAAGGCATACGAATCTTCTCCACAGAGCCATTCTGGATAAGAAAGAATCTCTGTCCTGAGAACCAGCTTCTGTTTGGTTTCAGCGCCATACCATATGAAAAACTTCCCGGCGCGATGAAGACGTTCTCTAAAATAATACACTCTCTATGA
- the recO gene encoding DNA repair protein RecO, which yields MREEVTLHGIVLSSSLQGEYDRRMVALTKERGRITVFATGVRRGTNPLQSKTQMFVMGSFTLIPGRDSYRLVNIDVDEYFHQLTMDIDAYCYASYFCEVMSFMTHEGDRAADYLNLLYVSLKALEKGQMPAKLIRCVYEIKLMDVFGQGIQSFHCPICGKTEVSNVFDAASGGLLCDGCRGRAKHPLHLSDDAVYTIQYINGAQLGKMYNFNVSDAVLSEIQLVSKQFMDMYVDRKFKSVEIIDSLP from the coding sequence ATGAGAGAAGAAGTTACACTGCACGGAATTGTATTGTCCAGCAGCCTCCAGGGTGAGTATGACAGGAGGATGGTGGCTCTGACAAAGGAACGTGGCAGGATCACGGTATTTGCTACCGGTGTGAGGCGGGGAACAAATCCCCTTCAGTCTAAGACACAGATGTTTGTCATGGGGAGCTTTACTCTGATCCCTGGACGTGACTCATATCGGCTTGTGAATATAGATGTTGATGAATATTTCCACCAACTCACCATGGACATAGATGCATATTGCTATGCATCATACTTCTGTGAGGTCATGAGTTTCATGACACATGAAGGGGACAGGGCGGCGGATTATCTCAATCTTCTGTATGTGAGCCTTAAGGCTCTCGAGAAGGGGCAGATGCCTGCAAAACTCATCAGGTGTGTGTATGAGATAAAGCTTATGGATGTGTTCGGTCAGGGAATACAGAGTTTCCACTGCCCTATATGTGGCAAGACAGAGGTTTCAAATGTATTTGATGCCGCATCAGGCGGACTGCTCTGCGATGGATGCAGAGGAAGGGCAAAACACCCGCTGCATCTATCTGACGATGCGGTGTACACGATACAATACATAAATGGAGCACAACTTGGTAAGATGTATAACTTCAATGTGTCCGATGCAGTGCTTTCCGAGATACAGCTAGTATCGAAGCAGTTTATGGATATGTACGTGGACAGAAAGTTCAAGTCAGTGGAGATCATAGACTCACTGCCGTGA